A window of the Zeugodacus cucurbitae isolate PBARC_wt_2022May chromosome 2, idZeuCucr1.2, whole genome shotgun sequence genome harbors these coding sequences:
- the LOC105211370 gene encoding rhodanese domain-containing protein CG4456 yields MIPKVFGITRTLGLRNLAVRNLTRTSSNLYHLNITRREVLQCPIKSHPLTTNSLIQNFSTENSHRKPIPSVKYNDIKDLPNHPEKLLIDVRERQELEETGRIPTSINIPLDSVVRVLAEDVRPQRFQSKYGRQKPTFEDEIIFTCKMGRRALKAAEIANAMGFTNVKYYEGSWEDWVKNENH; encoded by the exons ATGATACCTAAAGTTTTTGGAATAACTAGAACTCTGGGATTGCGAA atttggCTGTACGCAATTTGACAAGGACTTCTAGTAACTTATACCACCTCAATATAACACGACGAGAAGTTCTACAATGCCCTATAAAAAGTCATCCATTAACCACAAATTCGCTGATCCAAAATTTTAGTACTGAAAACTCACACCGAAAACCAATACCGTCCGTAAAATATAATGATATCAAGGATTTACCGAATCATCCTGAGAAGTTATTAATTGATGTACGTGAGCGACAGGAACTAGAAGAAACAGGCAGAATTCCAACAAGTATAAATATTCCTTTAGACTCCGTAGTGCGGGTATTGGCAGAGGATGTTAGACCTCAAAGATTCCAGTCCAAGTATGGTCGTCAAAAGCCAACTTTTGAGGATGAGATAATTTTTACATGTAAGATGGGAAGACGTGCCTTAAAAGCTGCAGAAATAGCAAATGCTATGGGCTTtacaaatgttaaatattatgAAGGATCATGGGAAGATTGggttaaaaatgaaaatcattaa
- the LOC105211366 gene encoding phosphatidylserine decarboxylase proenzyme, mitochondrial: MVSYFVPRGRFLIKAGSLRQAAHLKQVQQQEQGKWPMLRHFRQSFSTKLVDSKQANIKPIARCNSTLGKVGHRNEKKYNQENLVSRSVWTKWTGFLLRWTPVGICLFGVIEWQLHKQKCEKEKLPRTASSFQSKVYCSLPLRIISRCWGWLAACYIPVYLRPYIYGWYSNTFGVNLEEALHPDYKYYNSLAEFFTRPLREGVRPIDPTATINSPADGRVLHFGTAQNKLIEEVKGVKYSVSSFLGPVTWHNRLTGEFTEELKENNDGSTELYQCVIYLAPGDYHRFHSPTDWQPKLRRHFVGELLSVNPRVVTWLPDLFCLNERAVYLGKWKHGFFSYAAVGATNVGSVQIYMDENLKTNRWMGLKLGVHKDRHIYDEVELSDKKTFGRGELLGQFNMGSTIVLLFEAPKNFKFNVKVGQKVQVGESLGILE; encoded by the coding sequence ATGGTATCTTATTTTGTACCGCGTGGGCGCTTTCTAATCAAAGCAGGCAGTTTGAGACAAGCAGCGCATTTGAAGCAAgtccaacaacaagaacaaggaAAATGGCCTATGTTGCGTCATTTTCGTCAAAGTTTTTCCACAAAGTTAGTTGATTCGAAACAGGCTAATATAAAGCCAATTGCTCGTTGCAACAGCACCTTAGGGAAGGTTGGTcatagaaatgaaaagaaatataatCAGGAAAACCTTGTGAGTCGCAGTGTTTGGACAAAATGGACCGGCTTTCTATTGCGTTGGACACCTGTTGGCATTTGCTTATTTGGTGTTATAGAGTGGCAGCTTCACAAGCAGAAATGTGAAAAGGAAAAGTTACCACGTACTGCATCATCATTTCAATCAAAAGTCTATTGCTCCTTACCACTGCGAATAATTAGTCGATGCTGGGGCTGGTTGGCGGCATGCTATATTCCAGTTTATCTACGACCATACATTTACGGTTGGTACTCAAATACGTTCGGTGTTAATTTGGAAGAAGCATTACATCCTGATTACAAATACTACAATAGCCTTGCGGAATTCTTTACTCGGCCACTGCGAGAAGGTGTGCGACCAATCGATCCAACTGCCACCATTAATTCTCCGGCAGATGGGCGTGTATTACACTTTGGAACTGCACAAAACAAGTTAATAGAGGAGGTGAAAGGTGTCAAGTATAGTGTGTCGTCCTTCTTAGGACCAGTTACATGGCACAATCGATTAACTGGTGAATTCACGGAAGAACTGAAAGAAAATAACGATGGTTCAACCGAACTTTACCAATGCGTAATTTACTTGGCACCTGGTGATTATCATCGTTTCCATTCTCCAACCGATTGGCAACCAAAGTTAAGACGTCATTTTGTCGGCGAACTCTTATCAGTCAACCCACGCGTAGTTACTTGGCTACCCGATCTGTTTTGTCTGAATGAACGTGCTGTATATTTGGGCAAATGGAAACACGGCTTCTTCAGTTATGCGGCAGTGGGAGCTACCAATGTTGGTTCGGTGCAGATATATATGGatgagaatttaaaaacaaaccgTTGGATGGGCTTGAAATTGGGAGTTCATAAAGATCGTCACATTTACGATGAAGTTGAATTATCGGATAAAAAAACTTTCGGGCGTGGTGAATTGCTAGGACAATTCAATATGGGTAGCACAATTGTGCTACTGTTTGAAGCACCTAAgaactttaaatttaatgttaagGTTGGTCAAAAGGTACAAGTTGGCGAATCTCTAGGTATCTTAGAGTAA
- the Atg6 gene encoding beclin-1-like protein, whose product MSEADKVAVSFACQSCMQPINLEEGLDNIDVHSMAELALPIYAGNENRLDTHDVNVFDHFVPPFRLSDSINGTGFMLVSDGREKKLSASFKLKAELFDCLSSNSEIDHPLCSECADSMLEIMDQELKIAEQEWRDYKNYLDNLEQQECPNIADLERELNELKGNESRMLAELEKLNLEEQTLKEEVKKEEEEKIKLQKQEAIYWREYTKHRRELMLTEDEKRSLECQISYAKQQLEKLKDANIFNITFHIWHAGHFGTINNFRLGRLPSASVDWSEINAAWGQTVLLLCALARKIGLTFERYRIVPFGNHSYVEVIGENRELPLYGTGGFKFFWDTKFDAAMVAFLDCLTQFGQEVEKRDTKFLLPYKMEKGKIIDSSTGNTYSIKIQFNSEEQWTKALKFMLTNLKWGLAWVSSQFAND is encoded by the exons atgagtgAGGCGGATAAAGTGGCCGTTTCCTTTGCTTGCCAAAGTTGTATGCAACCGATCAATTTGGAGGAGGGTCTAGATAATATCGATGTGCACTCCATGGCAGAACTCGCAT TGCCTATATACGCGGGTAATGAAAATAGATTAGATACTCATGATGTCAATGTTTTCGATCATTTTGTACCTCCATTTCGTTTGTCTGATTCAATCAACGGCACTGGTTTTATGCTTGTTTCGGATGGTCGCGAAAAGAAATTGAGTGCTTCATTCAAACTGAAAGCAGAACTATTTGATTGCCTGTCTTCGAATTCGGAAATTGATCACCCATTATGTTCGGAATGTGCTGACTCCATGTTGGAAATAATGGATCAGGAATTAAAAATAGCAGAGCAAGAATGGCGTGACTATAAAAACTACTTGGACAATCTTGAACAACAAGAATGTCCAAACATCGCAGACTTGGAACGAGAATTGAATGAACTGAAGGGAAACGAATCTCGCATGTTGGCAGAGTTGGAAAAACTCAACCTGGAGGAGCAAACTTTGAAGGAAGAAGTTAAAAAGgaggaagaagaaaaaataaaacttcagaAACAAGAGGCAATATATTGGCGTGAATATACGAAGCATCGTCGCGAGTTAATGCTCACTGAGGATGAAAAACGTAGCTTAGAATGCCAAATAAGTTATGCAAAGCAGCAACTGGAAAAATTGAAAGATGCCAACATTTTCAATATCACTTTTCATATTTGGCATGCCGGCCATTTTGgtactataaataattttagactTGGCCGTTTACCTTCTGCATCTGTGGATTGGTCAGAAATAAATGCTGCCTGGGGCCAGACAGTTTTGCTTTTATGTGCTCTTGCTAGAAAAATAGGATTAACGTTTGAACGCTATCGCATTGTACCTTTTGGAAATCATTCATACGTTGAAGTGATTGGCGAAAACCGTGAGCTGCCGTTATATGGAACTGGCGGATTCAAGTTCTTTTGGGATACTAAATTCGACGCTGCTATGGTTGCTTTTCTTGATTGTTTGACACAGTTTGGACAAGAAGTCGAAAAACGTGacactaaatttttattaccatataaaatggaaaaaggaaAAATCATAGATTCATCTACGGGCAACACGTATTCAATTAA AATACAATTTAACTCGGAAGAACAGTGGACCAAAGCTTTGAAATTTATGTTGACAAATCTAAAATGGGGCCTGGCATGGGTTTCGTCGCAGTTTGCAAATGACTAA
- the LOC105211365 gene encoding splicing regulator SDE2, whose translation MAFIYLNKELLLKTNVENCLDIKQLISQKCGLLPNEIYLEKNGRRLTLDDKISGVAQCRVCILGGKGGFGSMLRAIGAQIEKTTNREACRDLSGRRLRDINEEKRLKAVLEKMGDLERESQERKKRKIEKLLSVPKHDFKDAEYEDARAKLEDKVNSAVEEGLKKNDNKPSSSSESLKRKHTQTSKADPKKKKNALWIDDDLLNSDESSSEDSSDESNVQKVVVVKKTDTVSKEPNAAK comes from the exons atggcatttatttatttgaataaggAACTACTACTCAAAACCAATGTTGAAAATTGCTTAGATATCAAACAATTGATTTCCCAAAAATGT GGTTTATTACCAAATGAAATATATCTGGAAAAGAATGGGCGTCGATTAACGTTGGATGACAAGATTTCTGGTGTGGCGCAATGTCGTGTATGCATTTTGGGTGGCAAAGGTGGATTTGGTTCTATGTTACGTGCCATTGGTGCACAAATAGAAAAGACAACAAACAGAGAAGCATGTCGTGATCTTAGCGGGCGTCGTTTACGGGATATCAATGAAGAAAAGCGTCTTAAAGCAGTTTTGGAGAAAATGGGAGATTTAGAACGCGAATCACAGGAACGGAAAAAgcgcaaaattgaaaaattactttCAGTTCCTAAGCATGATTTTAAAGACGCGGAGTACGAAGATGCCAGAGCTAAGTTAGAGGACAAAGTAAACAGCGCGGTGGAAGAAGGTCTTAAAAAGAATGATAATAAGCCCAGTAGCAGTTCGGAATCGTTGAAACGTAAGCACACACAAACGAGCAAAGCTGATcctaaaaagaagaaaaatgctTTATGGATTGACGACGATCTTTTGAACTCGGATGAAAGTAGCAGTGAAGATTCTTCTGATGAATCAAATGTACAAAAAGTAGTAGTTGTTAAAAAAACGGACACAGTGTCTAAAGAACCCAATGctgcaaaataa
- the LOC105211362 gene encoding ribosomal RNA processing protein 36 homolog: MSSSSSDSEDSVHNEEQRDSIREDLSNMSFEEIMKLKEELGAKLYNEAVLGVNSDKTEKSRSNKQNTFKRLNKNRPRELTAKRQVPFVSIEQMKQNKTEEKLRDPRFDENCGDFNVKHFKENYKFLSRVRQKDIVRLRKQLRETTDSDERKGLQTEIQKLVNKNVEERKWHIKQQELESEKLEIQQAIEKGLKPHYKTKKERRAKELVTQFEKLKESGKLSKHLEKRRKKNAAKDRKQLGIA; this comes from the exons atgtCTTCATCATCTTCAGACAGTGAGGACTCAGTCCACAATGAAGAGCAAagg gATTCAATTCGGGAAGACCTTAGCAACATGAGCTTTgaagaaattatgaaattaaaagagGAATTGGGCGCAAAACTGTACAATGAAGCAGTTCTGGGTGTGAATAGTGATAAAACTGAGAAATCACgcagcaacaaacaaaacacATTTAAACGATTGAATAAAAATCGTCCACGGGAATTGACTGCTAAACGACAGGTGCCTTTTGTATCCATCGAACAGATGAAGCAAAATAAAACGGAGGAGAAATTACGTGATCCTCGGTTTGATGAAAATTGTGGAGACTTTAATGTAAaacatttcaaagaaaattacaaatttctttcGAGAGTTCGGCAAAAAGATATTGTAAGGCTTAGGAAACAATTACGCGAAACAACTGACAGCGATGAGCGTAAGGGTCTGCAAACAGAGATCCAAAAGCTAGTTAACAAAAACGTAGAAGAAAGAAAATGGCACATAAAGCAACAAGAACTGGAAAGTGAAAAATTGGAGATTCAACAAGCGATTGAGAAAGGACTCAAACcgcattacaaaacaaaaa AGGAGCGACGTGCTAAAGAATTGGTCACACAGTTCGAGAAACTCAAAGAGTCGGGTAAACTCAGCAAACATTTGGAAAAACGTCGCAAGAAGAATGCTGCCAAGGATCGAAAACAACTTGGAATTGCATag
- the LOC105211363 gene encoding 39S ribosomal protein L11, mitochondrial, with translation MSKAAGKLKVLKKTADKITHTTKLKTNIPAGMAAAGPPLGPMLGQRAINIAAFCKDFNTRTAEMKEGIPLPCRISVNSDRSYNLVIHSPPATFLLKQAAGIPRGAMQPGREIAGMITLKHLYEIAAIKIQDPPNTLLTMQQMCEMLVGIARTCGIKIVRELNPEEYAKFLEERQVVVAEQKRELQEKREAKMLRTG, from the exons atgtcgaAAGCCGCGGGAAAACTTAAGGTTTTAAAGAAAACAGCTGATAAAATAACACATACgactaaattaaaaacaaacatacCTGCTGGTATGGCGGCCGCTGGTCCTCCGCTAGGTCCAATGCTCGGTCAG CGTGCTATTAATATTGCTGCATTTTGCAAAGATTTCAATACACGGACAGCAGAAATGAAAGAAGGCATTCCACTCCCATGTCGTATTTCAGTTAACAGCGATCGCAGCTATAACTTGGTTATACACTCTCCACCCGCCACATTTTTGTTGAAACAAGCTGCAGGAATTCCACGCGGTGCCATGCAACCGGGCCGAGAAATCGCTGGCATGATcacattaaaacatttatacgAAATTGCAGCAATTAAAATACAAGACCCACCTAATACATTGCTAACAATGCAG caaATGTGCGAAATGCTTGTGGGAATTGCACGCACCTGTGGAATTAAAATTGTACGAGAACTAAATCCTGAAGAATATGCTAAATTTTTGGAAGAACGGCAAGTTGTTGTCGCCGAACAAAAACGAGAATTACAAGAAAAACGTGAAGCAAAGATGTTGAGAACgggttaa
- the LOC105211360 gene encoding spastin isoform X2 — MVRNKTQSTSSSSSGNASGSASNSSSSTKSPIRQNSANSNNINSGARTHRKSSSTCSVALADDLKPASSSSRRSQPQSNNNTSSHTDEETDGEYDRTPTDGAPSISSVHKQNLYIVSFPIIFLFNILRSLIYQLFCIFRYVYGASTKVIYRPHKRECNIEIVVGSNKSFQNSRIENTLPSEIDKNQLVHYHSRNSSLATYPLAGGSGIGIGNIAAASGQQRYRSAQQLDMSGRGNPSSSPGPGDPLLAKQKHHHRRAFEYISKALKIDEENEGHKELAIELYRKGIKELEDGIAVDCWSGRGDVWERAQRLHDKMQTNLSMARDRLHFLASGRKLTVSSKRPGNLAVINKSQTLPRNLGSKNASSTAVQRQPVKTAATPPAVRRQFTSGRNTPPQRARTPINTSSNYGNQSTGSGSTPAVTVKGVEQKLVQIILDEIVEGGAKVEWTDIAGQEVAKQALQEMVILPSVRPELFTGLRAPAKGLLLFGPPGNGKTLLARAVATECSATFLNISAASLTSKYVGDGEKLVRALFAVAREMQPSIIFIDEVDSLLSERSSNEHEASRRLKTEFLVEFDGLPGNPEGDRIVVLAATNRPQELDEAALRRFTKRVYVSLPDIDTRELLLSRLLEKQGSPLGTEALRRLAKLTDGYSGSDLTALAKDAALEPIRELNMEQVKCLDISAMRPITENDFHNSLKRIRRSVASQSLNSYEKWSQEYGDITI; from the exons ATGGTGCGTAACAAAACGCAATCGACTTCTTCGTCATCCTCAGGCAATGCAAGTGGCAGTGCTAGTAATAGTAGCAGTAGCACCAAATCTCCTATCCGCCAGAACAGCGCCAATAGCAATAATATAAACAGTGGCGCGCGTACACATCGTAAATCTTCTAGTACCTGCAGTGTTGCATTAGCCGACGATTTAAAGCCAGCATCGTCTTCTAGTCGGCGCTCACAACCACAATCTAACAATAATACCTCTTCTCATACCGACGAAGAGACGGACGGAGAATATGACAGAACCCCTACTGACGGCGCCCCATCGATCAGTTCTGTGCATAAGCAAAATCTTTATATCGTTTCATTTCCCATAATTTTCCTCTTCAATATATTGCGTTCGTTGATTTATCAATTGTTTTGCATATTTCGATATGTATACGGGGCTAGCACAAAAGTGATCTATAGGCCTCATAAACGCGAGTGTAATATAGAAATCGTTGTTGGCTCCAATAAATCGTTTCAAAATTCGCGAATTGAAAATACTTTACCAAGCGAAATTGACAAAAATCAGCTCGTACACTATCATTCGCGCAATTCATCTTTGGCTACTTATCCGCTGGCGGGGGGATctggtattggtattggaaaTATTGCTGCAGCCAGTGGCCAACAGCGTTATCGTTCTGCTCAACAATTAGATATGTCTGGAAGAGGAAACCCATCTAGTTCGCCGGGACCTGGTGATCCACTGttggcaaaacaaaaacaccatCACCGTAGGGCGTTTGAGTACATTTCAAAAGCACTAAAAATTGATGAAGAAAACGAAG GTCACAAAGAACTGGCTATCGAACTATATAGGAAAGGCATCAAGGAATTGGAAGATGGAATTGCAGTTGACTGCTGGAGTGGTCGTGGTGATGTTTGGGAGCGTGCCCAACGTCTTCAtgacaaaatgcaaacaaatcttTCGATGGCCCGAGATCGATTGCACTTTTTAG CTTCGGGTCGCAAATTGACTGTAAGCTCTAAACGTCCTGGAAATCTGGCCGTAATTAACAAATCCCAAACGTTACCACGCAATCTGGGTTCTAAGAATGCGAGTAGCACAGCAGTGCAAAGACAACCAGTTAAAACTGCGGCCACACCACCCGCAGTGCGGAGACAATTT ACATCGGGCAGGAATACGCCTCCACAACGTGCTCGTACTCCTATTAATACGAGTTCCAATTATGGTAATCAAAGCACCGGTAGTGGCAGTACACCAGCTGTAACGGTTAAAGGGGTAGAACAAAAATTGGTGCAAATAATTTTGGATGAGATCGTAGAAGGTGGCGCAAAAGTAGAATGGACTGACATAGCTGGGCAGGAAGTAGCTAAACAGGCTTTGCAGGAAATGGTGATTTTGCCTTCGGTGCGTCCCGAACTTTTCACAG GTTTGCGTGCACCTGCAAAGGGTTTGCTGTTGTTCGGACCACCAGGTAATGGTAAAACGTTATTGGCTCGTGCTGTCGCCACAGAATGTAGTGCGACCTTTTTAAATATATCGGCGGCCTCTCTGACGAGTAAATATGTTGGTGATGGTGAAAAACTGGTGCGCGCGTTATTCGCTGTGGCGCGTGAAATGCAACCATCTATAATATTTATCGATGAAGTTGATTCGTTGCTATCGGAACGTAGTAGCAACGAGCATGAAGCTTCACGTCGGCTTAAAACGGAATTTTTGGTCGAATTCGATGGACTGCCGGGTAATCCGGAAGGTGATCGCATTGTTGTATTGGCTGCAACGAATCGACCGCAAGAATTAGATGAAGCTGCTTTGCGACGCTTTACCAAGCGCGTGTATGTGTCTCTGCCCGATATTGATACACGTGAGCTATTGTTAAGTCGTCTACTTGAGAAGCAAGGTAGTCCACTCGGTACGGAAGCTTTACGCCGCTTGGCTAAGCTTACCGATGGCTATTCGGGCTCAGATCTAACGGCTTTGGCTAAGGATGCTGCACTCGAACCAATACGTGAACTTAATATGGAGCAAGTAAAATGTTTAGATATTAGTGCAATGCGTCCGATCACCGAGAATGATtttcacaattcgctgaaacgCATACGTCGTTCGGTAGCTTCGCAGAGTTTAAACTCATACGAAAAATGGTCACAAGAGTATGGTGATATAACTATTTAA
- the LOC105211360 gene encoding spastin isoform X1 has protein sequence MVRNKTQSTSSSSSGNASGSASNSSSSTKSPIRQNSANSNNINSGARTHRKSSSTCSVALADDLKPASSSSRRSQPQSNNNTSSHTDEETDGEYDRTPTDGAPSISSVHKQNLYIVSFPIIFLFNILRSLIYQLFCIFRYVYGASTKVIYRPHKRECNIEIVVGSNKSFQNSRIENTLPSEIDKNQLVHYHSRNSSLATYPLAGGSGIGIGNIAAASGQQRYRSAQQLDMSGRGNPSSSPGPGDPLLAKQKHHHRRAFEYISKALKIDEENEGHKELAIELYRKGIKELEDGIAVDCWSGRGDVWERAQRLHDKMQTNLSMARDRLHFLELREEEMKLHALKLNDSDEQTNKVLVVPPMVVNGTTYNKSATSRTSLAKTDTRLPSCNYQSKLKTTRKLTMDSQKSINCATTTGGKVASSTASGRKLTVSSKRPGNLAVINKSQTLPRNLGSKNASSTAVQRQPVKTAATPPAVRRQFTSGRNTPPQRARTPINTSSNYGNQSTGSGSTPAVTVKGVEQKLVQIILDEIVEGGAKVEWTDIAGQEVAKQALQEMVILPSVRPELFTGLRAPAKGLLLFGPPGNGKTLLARAVATECSATFLNISAASLTSKYVGDGEKLVRALFAVAREMQPSIIFIDEVDSLLSERSSNEHEASRRLKTEFLVEFDGLPGNPEGDRIVVLAATNRPQELDEAALRRFTKRVYVSLPDIDTRELLLSRLLEKQGSPLGTEALRRLAKLTDGYSGSDLTALAKDAALEPIRELNMEQVKCLDISAMRPITENDFHNSLKRIRRSVASQSLNSYEKWSQEYGDITI, from the exons ATGGTGCGTAACAAAACGCAATCGACTTCTTCGTCATCCTCAGGCAATGCAAGTGGCAGTGCTAGTAATAGTAGCAGTAGCACCAAATCTCCTATCCGCCAGAACAGCGCCAATAGCAATAATATAAACAGTGGCGCGCGTACACATCGTAAATCTTCTAGTACCTGCAGTGTTGCATTAGCCGACGATTTAAAGCCAGCATCGTCTTCTAGTCGGCGCTCACAACCACAATCTAACAATAATACCTCTTCTCATACCGACGAAGAGACGGACGGAGAATATGACAGAACCCCTACTGACGGCGCCCCATCGATCAGTTCTGTGCATAAGCAAAATCTTTATATCGTTTCATTTCCCATAATTTTCCTCTTCAATATATTGCGTTCGTTGATTTATCAATTGTTTTGCATATTTCGATATGTATACGGGGCTAGCACAAAAGTGATCTATAGGCCTCATAAACGCGAGTGTAATATAGAAATCGTTGTTGGCTCCAATAAATCGTTTCAAAATTCGCGAATTGAAAATACTTTACCAAGCGAAATTGACAAAAATCAGCTCGTACACTATCATTCGCGCAATTCATCTTTGGCTACTTATCCGCTGGCGGGGGGATctggtattggtattggaaaTATTGCTGCAGCCAGTGGCCAACAGCGTTATCGTTCTGCTCAACAATTAGATATGTCTGGAAGAGGAAACCCATCTAGTTCGCCGGGACCTGGTGATCCACTGttggcaaaacaaaaacaccatCACCGTAGGGCGTTTGAGTACATTTCAAAAGCACTAAAAATTGATGAAGAAAACGAAG GTCACAAAGAACTGGCTATCGAACTATATAGGAAAGGCATCAAGGAATTGGAAGATGGAATTGCAGTTGACTGCTGGAGTGGTCGTGGTGATGTTTGGGAGCGTGCCCAACGTCTTCAtgacaaaatgcaaacaaatcttTCGATGGCCCGAGATCGATTGCACTTTTTAG AATTACGAGAAGAAGAAATGAAATTGCATGCGCTGAAACTTAATGATTCTGATGAGCAAACAAATAAGGTGTTAGTTGTGCCACCCATGGTAGTAAATGGCACTACATATAATAAATCTGCAACCTCACGTACGTCTTTAGCGAAGACTGATACACGTTTACCTTCCTGTAATTatcaaagtaaattaaaaactaCAAGAAAGTTAACTATGGATAGTCAAAAATCCATTAATTGTGCTACCACAACAGGAGGTAAAGTTGCTTCTTCGACAG CTTCGGGTCGCAAATTGACTGTAAGCTCTAAACGTCCTGGAAATCTGGCCGTAATTAACAAATCCCAAACGTTACCACGCAATCTGGGTTCTAAGAATGCGAGTAGCACAGCAGTGCAAAGACAACCAGTTAAAACTGCGGCCACACCACCCGCAGTGCGGAGACAATTT ACATCGGGCAGGAATACGCCTCCACAACGTGCTCGTACTCCTATTAATACGAGTTCCAATTATGGTAATCAAAGCACCGGTAGTGGCAGTACACCAGCTGTAACGGTTAAAGGGGTAGAACAAAAATTGGTGCAAATAATTTTGGATGAGATCGTAGAAGGTGGCGCAAAAGTAGAATGGACTGACATAGCTGGGCAGGAAGTAGCTAAACAGGCTTTGCAGGAAATGGTGATTTTGCCTTCGGTGCGTCCCGAACTTTTCACAG GTTTGCGTGCACCTGCAAAGGGTTTGCTGTTGTTCGGACCACCAGGTAATGGTAAAACGTTATTGGCTCGTGCTGTCGCCACAGAATGTAGTGCGACCTTTTTAAATATATCGGCGGCCTCTCTGACGAGTAAATATGTTGGTGATGGTGAAAAACTGGTGCGCGCGTTATTCGCTGTGGCGCGTGAAATGCAACCATCTATAATATTTATCGATGAAGTTGATTCGTTGCTATCGGAACGTAGTAGCAACGAGCATGAAGCTTCACGTCGGCTTAAAACGGAATTTTTGGTCGAATTCGATGGACTGCCGGGTAATCCGGAAGGTGATCGCATTGTTGTATTGGCTGCAACGAATCGACCGCAAGAATTAGATGAAGCTGCTTTGCGACGCTTTACCAAGCGCGTGTATGTGTCTCTGCCCGATATTGATACACGTGAGCTATTGTTAAGTCGTCTACTTGAGAAGCAAGGTAGTCCACTCGGTACGGAAGCTTTACGCCGCTTGGCTAAGCTTACCGATGGCTATTCGGGCTCAGATCTAACGGCTTTGGCTAAGGATGCTGCACTCGAACCAATACGTGAACTTAATATGGAGCAAGTAAAATGTTTAGATATTAGTGCAATGCGTCCGATCACCGAGAATGATtttcacaattcgctgaaacgCATACGTCGTTCGGTAGCTTCGCAGAGTTTAAACTCATACGAAAAATGGTCACAAGAGTATGGTGATATAACTATTTAA